One Microbacterium sp. No. 7 genomic window carries:
- a CDS encoding ABC transporter substrate-binding protein: MSTIRFRRRRLVAATATAALAVTLAACASSTPNQPAGTGTTDATATAEATDTAEPAELTVILPWYPTPESGGYFAAQTEGLYEAAGLDVTLQPGGPQVSGEQLVATGRAQIGHTDAAGIIQARQEGIPIVAIATLYQDNPVGVLSHADQGITSFEQMDGRELVAYPGALYPIWLEQELGITLKTVQSQGSIAVFLEKPELLQQGWPTNEVKKAEEAGVPVNFLPYSESGFNPYGDVLFTSEQYLAEHPEEIKRFLEASFTGWHDYMADVDVATRAHDAILEANAEQSITSIWYAWDKQRAFITSEEGADQLGTMTEERWTTLIAQLEKIGQLTDGTPDVADLFDVSLLADIPAPTELPAPPAVQD; the protein is encoded by the coding sequence CCACGATCCGCTTTCGCCGCCGACGCCTCGTCGCGGCCACCGCCACCGCCGCCCTCGCCGTGACCCTCGCGGCGTGCGCCAGCAGCACGCCGAACCAGCCCGCCGGCACCGGCACGACCGACGCCACCGCCACCGCAGAGGCGACGGATACCGCCGAGCCGGCCGAGCTCACCGTCATCCTGCCCTGGTATCCGACGCCCGAGAGCGGCGGCTACTTCGCCGCGCAGACCGAGGGCCTGTACGAGGCCGCCGGCCTCGACGTGACCCTGCAGCCCGGCGGGCCACAGGTGTCGGGCGAGCAGCTCGTCGCCACCGGCCGCGCGCAGATCGGCCACACCGACGCCGCGGGCATCATCCAGGCCCGTCAGGAGGGCATCCCGATCGTCGCGATCGCGACCCTCTACCAGGACAACCCCGTGGGCGTGCTCTCGCACGCCGACCAGGGCATCACGTCGTTCGAGCAGATGGACGGCCGCGAGCTCGTCGCCTACCCCGGCGCGCTCTACCCGATCTGGCTCGAGCAGGAGCTCGGCATCACGCTCAAGACCGTGCAGAGCCAGGGCTCCATCGCCGTGTTCCTCGAGAAGCCCGAGCTGCTGCAGCAGGGCTGGCCCACCAACGAGGTGAAGAAGGCCGAGGAGGCGGGCGTCCCCGTCAACTTCCTGCCCTACTCCGAGTCGGGGTTCAACCCCTACGGCGACGTGCTCTTCACGTCGGAGCAGTACCTCGCCGAGCACCCCGAGGAGATCAAGAGGTTCCTCGAGGCGAGCTTCACCGGCTGGCACGACTACATGGCCGACGTCGACGTCGCGACCCGCGCGCACGACGCGATCCTCGAGGCGAACGCCGAGCAGAGCATCACGTCGATCTGGTACGCGTGGGACAAGCAGCGCGCCTTCATCACCTCCGAGGAGGGCGCCGACCAGCTCGGCACGATGACCGAGGAGCGCTGGACCACGCTCATCGCGCAGCTGGAGAAGATCGGCCAGCTGACCGACGGCACGCCCGACGTCGCCGATCTGTTCGACGTCTCGCTGCTCGCCGACATCCCCGCGCCCACCGAGCTGCCGGCCCCGCCGGCGGTGCAGGACTGA
- a CDS encoding ABC transporter ATP-binding protein, which translates to MPTIASSSATQAPATEAPATGTGALVSFAGADKVYANGFRALAPIDLDVPRGEITVLVGPSGCGKTTLLRMAAGLTDPTEGVMERATDRLSYVFQDPTLVPWRNVRANVELVSKLQGVPRAVRRERAAAAISMVGLDGFERAYPRELSGGMRMRVSLARAVTNDPDLLLMDEPFAALDEFTREKMSTELLRLWREKRFSVLFITHSIYEACTLGHQIAIMNTGPGHIVDVVRSPSPPSDAGVRRDDDALRDLQQRISMTLGSLRP; encoded by the coding sequence ATGCCGACCATCGCCTCCTCCTCCGCGACCCAGGCCCCCGCGACCGAGGCCCCCGCGACCGGGACCGGCGCGCTCGTCTCCTTCGCGGGCGCCGACAAGGTCTACGCGAACGGGTTCCGCGCCCTCGCGCCGATCGACCTCGACGTGCCGCGCGGCGAGATCACCGTTCTCGTCGGTCCCTCGGGCTGCGGCAAGACCACGCTGCTGCGCATGGCCGCGGGCCTCACCGATCCCACCGAGGGCGTCATGGAGCGCGCGACCGATCGCCTGTCGTACGTCTTCCAGGACCCCACGCTCGTGCCGTGGCGCAACGTGCGCGCCAACGTCGAGCTCGTCTCCAAGCTGCAGGGCGTGCCCCGCGCCGTGCGACGCGAGCGTGCCGCCGCCGCGATCTCGATGGTCGGCCTCGACGGCTTCGAGCGCGCGTACCCGCGCGAGCTCTCCGGCGGCATGCGGATGCGGGTGTCGCTCGCCCGCGCCGTGACGAACGACCCCGACCTCCTGCTCATGGACGAGCCCTTCGCCGCGCTCGACGAGTTCACGCGCGAGAAGATGTCGACCGAGCTGCTGCGGCTGTGGCGCGAGAAGCGCTTCAGCGTGCTCTTCATCACCCACTCGATCTACGAGGCCTGCACCCTCGGCCACCAGATCGCCATCATGAACACCGGACCCGGCCACATCGTCGACGTCGTCCGGTCGCCGAGTCCGCCCTCCGATGCCGGCGTCCGTCGCGACGACGACGCCCTGCGCGACCTGCAGCAGCGCATCTCGATGACCCTGGGGAGCCTGCGCCCATGA
- a CDS encoding ABC transporter permease → MTAATTSRPAAAGAVPDAGATATANAAPRAEARASRRAADASSGAWRRRWRRFWPPAAALLLGIALWQLVIVVFDIPGYLLPSPQAFAETLWEQRVAIWEPTRVTMTAAYLAFLLALVVGVAAALLMARWNLTERALFPYLVIVQTIPIVAIAPLFVVWIGAGLTTNMLIGAMLAVFPIAANTLMGLKSVDRNLVQLYAMAGAPPRVTLFTLRLPGALPSILTGMRIAAGASVIGAIVGEFVAGVGGGEGGLGFILTQSAVQMRISQLFVAAIMASLVSLLLFAAVVLLERVLLGRWHESALPHDD, encoded by the coding sequence ATGACCGCCGCGACCACCTCCCGCCCCGCCGCCGCGGGCGCCGTCCCGGATGCCGGAGCGACCGCGACGGCGAACGCCGCCCCGCGTGCCGAGGCCCGCGCGTCGCGCCGAGCGGCCGACGCCTCGTCCGGTGCGTGGCGCCGCCGCTGGCGCCGCTTCTGGCCGCCCGCCGCGGCCCTACTGCTGGGGATCGCGCTGTGGCAGCTGGTCATCGTCGTGTTCGACATCCCCGGATACCTGCTGCCCTCTCCGCAGGCGTTCGCCGAAACGCTGTGGGAGCAGCGCGTCGCGATCTGGGAGCCGACGCGCGTGACGATGACCGCGGCGTACCTCGCCTTCCTGCTCGCGCTCGTCGTCGGCGTGGCCGCGGCCCTGCTGATGGCCCGCTGGAACCTCACCGAGCGCGCCCTGTTCCCCTACCTCGTGATCGTGCAGACGATCCCGATCGTCGCGATCGCGCCGCTGTTCGTCGTCTGGATCGGCGCGGGGCTCACGACCAACATGCTGATCGGCGCGATGCTCGCGGTCTTCCCGATCGCCGCGAACACGCTCATGGGGCTCAAGTCGGTGGACCGCAACCTCGTGCAGCTCTACGCGATGGCCGGCGCGCCGCCGCGCGTCACGCTGTTCACGCTGCGCCTGCCCGGCGCGCTGCCCTCGATCCTCACGGGGATGCGCATCGCCGCGGGCGCCTCCGTGATCGGCGCGATCGTGGGCGAGTTCGTCGCCGGCGTCGGCGGCGGCGAGGGCGGCCTCGGCTTCATCCTCACCCAGAGCGCCGTGCAGATGCGCATCTCGCAGCTGTTCGTCGCCGCGATCATGGCGAGCCTCGTCTCGCTGCTGCTGTTCGCCGCGGTCGTGCTGCTCGAGCGCGTGCTGCTCGGTCGCTGGCACGAGTCGGCGCTCCCCCACGACGACTGA
- a CDS encoding ureidoglycolate lyase, whose protein sequence is MTDTRIVDKTIEPLTDEAFAPFGVVLHSLEDGTPCTPQEASLDLAEGAPRFYLMRLEDKPPTFTGITRHRRTTQTLLSADAREWIIAVAPATDGAPDLDAVRAFTVPAGVAITMAKGTWHSGPFFEGDAMSFVNLELEDTNIVDHDTYRLDRELGVRVNLHVA, encoded by the coding sequence ATGACCGACACCCGCATCGTCGACAAGACCATCGAGCCCCTCACCGACGAGGCCTTCGCGCCGTTCGGCGTCGTGCTGCACAGCCTCGAGGACGGCACGCCGTGCACGCCGCAGGAGGCCTCGCTCGACCTCGCCGAGGGCGCTCCGCGCTTCTACCTCATGCGCCTCGAGGACAAGCCCCCGACCTTCACGGGCATCACGCGCCACCGCCGCACGACGCAGACGCTGCTGAGCGCCGACGCCCGCGAGTGGATCATCGCGGTCGCGCCGGCGACCGACGGCGCCCCCGACCTCGACGCGGTGCGCGCGTTCACGGTTCCCGCGGGCGTGGCGATCACGATGGCGAAGGGCACCTGGCACTCGGGCCCGTTCTTCGAGGGCGACGCGATGAGCTTCGTCAACCTCGAGCTCGAGGACACCAACATCGTCGACCACGACACCTACCGGCTCGACCGCGAGCTCGGCGTGCGCGTCAACCTTCATGTCGCCTGA
- a CDS encoding NAD(P)-binding domain-containing protein — protein MSPDTSAATSRLGALERRVRAEQALGDTGVEPWARATDAGAHTVVIVGAGQAGLVVAAGLRSKGVADVLVVDAGEEGGAGPWPTFARMRTLRTPKRVAWPAWGVPAASPQAWFRAVHGDDAWDGLEQFPTAAWHAFLEWYRRTLDLPVRFGTTVRRIAEAPDGRLDVTLDERGAARVVRADRVVLATGIEGAGGIRVPGGLFDGLPRALWAHTHEPIDFARLRGARIGVLGGGTGAFDNAATALEAGARSVTVHMRRPAMPDVSPYRWMEFPGILEHYAAFDDDQKWRFNEHLTAIDQPATQGAVWRAYAWPGFEFRTSSAWLSAEARDGGVEVQTTRGPERYDFVIAATGIAVDLAMRPELATLEPRIARWRDRYRPAEPTRHPELLDYPYLGDDFALQPVDGSPASALRRVHLFNHGARMSLGVLSHQISGLLGGAERVVRGVVAGLVRDRSDALLRSYLDYDTPVGVQLGPRPGERTAGVPAEAPIVAPAAAPAVAPAERMSA, from the coding sequence ATGTCGCCTGATACCTCCGCGGCGACGAGCCGTCTCGGCGCGCTCGAACGCCGCGTGCGCGCCGAGCAGGCGCTCGGCGACACGGGCGTCGAGCCGTGGGCCCGCGCGACGGATGCCGGTGCGCACACCGTCGTCATCGTCGGCGCCGGCCAGGCGGGCCTCGTCGTCGCGGCGGGCCTGCGCAGCAAGGGCGTCGCCGACGTGCTCGTCGTCGACGCCGGCGAGGAGGGAGGGGCCGGGCCCTGGCCCACGTTCGCGCGCATGCGCACGCTGCGCACGCCCAAGCGCGTCGCCTGGCCCGCGTGGGGCGTTCCCGCCGCGAGCCCGCAGGCGTGGTTCCGCGCCGTGCACGGCGACGACGCGTGGGACGGGCTCGAGCAGTTCCCCACCGCCGCGTGGCACGCCTTCCTGGAGTGGTACCGTCGCACCCTCGACCTGCCCGTGCGCTTCGGCACGACCGTGCGCCGCATCGCAGAGGCCCCCGACGGGCGGCTCGACGTGACGCTCGACGAACGCGGCGCCGCCCGGGTCGTGCGCGCCGACCGCGTCGTGCTCGCCACCGGCATCGAGGGCGCCGGCGGCATCCGCGTGCCCGGCGGCCTGTTCGACGGGCTGCCCCGCGCGCTGTGGGCGCACACGCACGAGCCGATCGACTTCGCCCGCCTGCGCGGCGCGCGCATCGGCGTGCTCGGCGGCGGCACGGGCGCGTTCGACAACGCCGCGACGGCGCTCGAGGCCGGGGCGCGCAGCGTGACCGTGCACATGCGCCGCCCCGCGATGCCCGACGTGAGCCCGTACCGGTGGATGGAGTTCCCCGGCATCCTCGAGCACTACGCGGCGTTCGACGACGACCAGAAGTGGCGGTTCAACGAGCACCTCACCGCGATCGACCAGCCCGCGACGCAGGGCGCCGTCTGGCGCGCGTACGCGTGGCCGGGGTTCGAGTTCCGCACGTCGTCGGCGTGGCTGAGCGCCGAGGCGCGGGACGGCGGCGTCGAGGTGCAGACGACGCGCGGACCCGAGCGCTACGACTTCGTCATCGCCGCCACGGGCATCGCCGTCGACCTCGCGATGCGCCCCGAGCTCGCGACGCTCGAGCCGCGCATCGCGCGCTGGCGCGACCGCTACCGCCCCGCGGAGCCGACCCGCCACCCCGAGCTGCTCGACTATCCCTACCTCGGCGACGACTTCGCGCTGCAGCCCGTCGACGGATCGCCCGCGTCGGCCCTGCGCCGCGTGCACCTGTTCAACCACGGCGCGCGGATGAGCCTCGGCGTGCTGTCGCACCAGATCTCGGGCCTGCTCGGCGGCGCCGAGCGCGTCGTGCGCGGCGTCGTGGCCGGCCTCGTGCGCGATCGCTCCGACGCCCTGCTGCGCAGCTATCTCGACTACGACACGCCCGTCGGCGTGCAGCTCGGGCCGCGGCCCGGGGAGCGCACGGCCGGCGTGCCGGCCGAGGCGCCCATCGTGGCGCCCGCGGCGGCGCCCGCGGTGGCGCCCGCGGAGAGGATGAGCGCGTGA